A single window of Cygnus olor isolate bCygOlo1 chromosome 10, bCygOlo1.pri.v2, whole genome shotgun sequence DNA harbors:
- the LOC121075510 gene encoding cellular nucleic acid-binding protein isoform X3, with translation MSSNECFKCGRTGHWARECPTGIGRGRGMRSRGRAGFQFMSSSLPDICYRCGESGHLAKDCDLQEDACYNCGRGGHIAKDCKEPKREREQCCYNCGKPGHLARDCDHADEQKCYSCGEFGHIQKDCTKVKCYRCGETGHVAINCSKTSEVNCYRCGESGHLARECTIEATA, from the exons ATGAGCAGCAACGAGTGCTTCAAGTGTGGGCGTACTGGCCACTGGGCTCGGGAGTGCCCAACTGGGATTGGCCGTGGCCGTGGGATGAGAAGCCGTGGCAGAG CAGGCTTCCAGTTTATGTCTTCATCTCTGCCGGACATCTGTTACCGCTGTGGTGAGTCTGGCCATCTTGCCAAGGACTGTGATCTTCAGGAGGATG CCTGCTATAACTGCGGTAGAGGTGGCCACATTGCGAAGGACTGCAAGGAGCcgaagagggagagagagcagtGCTGCTACAACTGTGGCAAACCTGGCCATCTCGCTCGTGACTGTGACCATGCAGATGAGCAGAAGTGCTATTCTTGCGGAGAGTTTGGACACATTCAAAAAGACTGCACCAAAGTGAAATGCTATAG gtgtGGTGAAACTGGCCATGTAGCCATCAACTGCAGCAAGACCAGTGAAGTCAACTGCTATCGCTGCGGCGAGTCAGGGCACCTTGCACGGGAATGCACAATTGAAGCTACAGcctaa
- the LOC121075510 gene encoding cellular nucleic acid-binding protein isoform X5 — MSSNECFKCGRTGHWARECPTGIGRGRGMRSRGRGFQFMSSSLPDICYRCGESGHLAKDCDLQEDACYNCGRGGHIAKDCKEPKREREQCCYNCGKPGHLARDCDHADEQKCYSCGEFGHIQKDCTKVKCYRCGETGHVAINCSKTSEVNCYRCGESGHLARECTIEATA, encoded by the exons ATGAGCAGCAACGAGTGCTTCAAGTGTGGGCGTACTGGCCACTGGGCTCGGGAGTGCCCAACTGGGATTGGCCGTGGCCGTGGGATGAGAAGCCGTGGCAGAG GCTTCCAGTTTATGTCTTCATCTCTGCCGGACATCTGTTACCGCTGTGGTGAGTCTGGCCATCTTGCCAAGGACTGTGATCTTCAGGAGGATG CCTGCTATAACTGCGGTAGAGGTGGCCACATTGCGAAGGACTGCAAGGAGCcgaagagggagagagagcagtGCTGCTACAACTGTGGCAAACCTGGCCATCTCGCTCGTGACTGTGACCATGCAGATGAGCAGAAGTGCTATTCTTGCGGAGAGTTTGGACACATTCAAAAAGACTGCACCAAAGTGAAATGCTATAG gtgtGGTGAAACTGGCCATGTAGCCATCAACTGCAGCAAGACCAGTGAAGTCAACTGCTATCGCTGCGGCGAGTCAGGGCACCTTGCACGGGAATGCACAATTGAAGCTACAGcctaa
- the LOC121075510 gene encoding cellular nucleic acid-binding protein isoform X4: MSSNECFKCGRTGHWARECPTGIGRGRGMRSRGRGFQFMSSSLPDICYRCGESGHLAKDCDLQEDEACYNCGRGGHIAKDCKEPKREREQCCYNCGKPGHLARDCDHADEQKCYSCGEFGHIQKDCTKVKCYRCGETGHVAINCSKTSEVNCYRCGESGHLARECTIEATA; the protein is encoded by the exons ATGAGCAGCAACGAGTGCTTCAAGTGTGGGCGTACTGGCCACTGGGCTCGGGAGTGCCCAACTGGGATTGGCCGTGGCCGTGGGATGAGAAGCCGTGGCAGAG GCTTCCAGTTTATGTCTTCATCTCTGCCGGACATCTGTTACCGCTGTGGTGAGTCTGGCCATCTTGCCAAGGACTGTGATCTTCAGGAGGATG AAGCCTGCTATAACTGCGGTAGAGGTGGCCACATTGCGAAGGACTGCAAGGAGCcgaagagggagagagagcagtGCTGCTACAACTGTGGCAAACCTGGCCATCTCGCTCGTGACTGTGACCATGCAGATGAGCAGAAGTGCTATTCTTGCGGAGAGTTTGGACACATTCAAAAAGACTGCACCAAAGTGAAATGCTATAG gtgtGGTGAAACTGGCCATGTAGCCATCAACTGCAGCAAGACCAGTGAAGTCAACTGCTATCGCTGCGGCGAGTCAGGGCACCTTGCACGGGAATGCACAATTGAAGCTACAGcctaa
- the LOC121075510 gene encoding cellular nucleic acid-binding protein isoform X2 yields MSSNECFKCGRTGHWARECPTGIGRGRGMRSRGRAGFQFMSSSLPDICYRCGESGHLAKDCDLQEDEACYNCGRGGHIAKDCKEPKREREQCCYNCGKPGHLARDCDHADEQKCYSCGEFGHIQKDCTKVKCYRCGETGHVAINCSKTSEVNCYRCGESGHLARECTIEATA; encoded by the exons ATGAGCAGCAACGAGTGCTTCAAGTGTGGGCGTACTGGCCACTGGGCTCGGGAGTGCCCAACTGGGATTGGCCGTGGCCGTGGGATGAGAAGCCGTGGCAGAG CAGGCTTCCAGTTTATGTCTTCATCTCTGCCGGACATCTGTTACCGCTGTGGTGAGTCTGGCCATCTTGCCAAGGACTGTGATCTTCAGGAGGATG AAGCCTGCTATAACTGCGGTAGAGGTGGCCACATTGCGAAGGACTGCAAGGAGCcgaagagggagagagagcagtGCTGCTACAACTGTGGCAAACCTGGCCATCTCGCTCGTGACTGTGACCATGCAGATGAGCAGAAGTGCTATTCTTGCGGAGAGTTTGGACACATTCAAAAAGACTGCACCAAAGTGAAATGCTATAG gtgtGGTGAAACTGGCCATGTAGCCATCAACTGCAGCAAGACCAGTGAAGTCAACTGCTATCGCTGCGGCGAGTCAGGGCACCTTGCACGGGAATGCACAATTGAAGCTACAGcctaa